The following coding sequences lie in one Sesamum indicum cultivar Zhongzhi No. 13 linkage group LG9, S_indicum_v1.0, whole genome shotgun sequence genomic window:
- the LOC105170475 gene encoding probable LRR receptor-like serine/threonine-protein kinase At1g06840 isoform X2, whose amino-acid sequence MWNNITGTIPKEIGNITTLELLLLNGNQLTGSLPDELGNLSNLDRIQIDQNHISGQLPVSFANLSKAKHFHMNNNSLSGQIPPELSRLPILVHLLLDNNNLSGYLPPELSEMPNLLILQLDNNNFEGSTIPSSYGNMSKLLKLSLRNCSLQGSIPDWSNMPSIAYIDLSLNQLNGTIPRGALSENITTIDLTRNNLNGTLPASFSSLPLLQKLSVANNSLSGSVPSTIWQNRTLNSTERLILDFGFNMFSNISGILLAPPNVTIGLQGNPVCSASNLIQFCGPHEEDFSNTLNVTDLNKCPPQSCPPPFQYAPPSPVISCFCAVPLLVGYRLKSPGFSDFLPYVNSFKEYLSSGLELNVSQLDIDSVAWQKGPRLRMYLKIFPAYVNDSIRLFNKSEVIWIQEMFSGWRIPDSEVFGPYEFLNFTLLDPYKDEFPPPSSSGLSKGALAGVILGTIAGSVTLSAFVSLLILRRHIRKHHTSSKRRQSSRISVKIDGVKDFTYGEMALATNDFNNSTVVGQGGYGKVHRGVLADGTIVAVKRAQEGSLQGEKEFLTEIEILSRLHHRNLVSLVGYCDEEGEQMLIYEFMPNGTLRDHLSGKSKVLLTFAMRVKIALGSARGILYLHTEANPPIFHRDIKATNILLDSKFTAKVADFGLSRLAPVPELEGDIPSHVSTVVKGTPGYLDPEYFLTHKLTDKSDVYSLGVVFLEMLTGMHPISHGKNIVREVNNAYRSGMIFSIIDEHMGSYPSECVEKFVNLALKCCQEETDGRPSMAEVVRELESIWLMMPESDTNLSESMATDPTKAVTPPSSSSSLRNPYVSQDVSGSDLVSGVIPTIAPR is encoded by the exons GCTTCTGAACGGAAATCAACTAACAGGTTCCTTGCCTGATGAGCTTGGTAATCTTTCGAACTTGGACAGGATACAAATTGACCAAAACCATATATCAGGACAACTACCTGTGTCATTTGCGAACTTGAGCAAAGCAAAACACTT CCACATGAACAATAATTCACTGAGCGGGCAAATACCACCGGAGCTATCTCGACTTCCAATTCTTGTTCATCT GTTGCTTGATAATAACAACTTATCAGGATATCTTCCACCAGAACTTTCTGAAAtgccaaatttattaatact TCAACTCGACAACAACAACTTTGAAGGGAGTACAATACCATCATCATATGGCAACATGTCTAAACTGTTGAAGTT GAGTCTTAGGAACTGCAGTTTGCAAGGGTCCATTCCTGATTGGAGCAATATGCCAAGTATTGCTTACAT AGATTTGAGCCTAAACCAGCTTAATGGAACTATACCAAGAGGTGCACTTTCGGAAAATATCACGACAAT TGATCTGACGAGAAACAATCTGAATGGTACCCTTCCCGCTAGCTTTTCAAGTCTTCCTCTCTTACAAAAATT GTCAGTCGCGAACAATTCTTTGAGTGGTTCTGTTCCTTCCACCATCTGGCAAAATAGGACTCTGAACTCAACTGAGAGACTCATTCT GGATTTTGGGTTCAATATGTTTTCAAACATTTCTGGCATCCTTCTCGCTCCTCCTAATGTCACCATTGG gCTTCAAGGAAATCCCGTATGCTCAGCTAGCAATCTAATTCAGTTCTGTGGACCTCATGAAGAAGATTTCAGCAATACCTTAAATGTTACAGATCTCAATAAGTGTCCTCCCCAATCATGTCCACCTCCTTTTCAATATGCCCCTCCATCTCCTGTTATAAGCTGCTTTTGTGCTGTTCCACTGCTTGTTGGATATCGGTTGAAAAGTCCTGGATTCTCAGATTTTCTTCCATATGTCAATTCTTTCAAAGAGTACCTAAGTTCTGGTCTGGAATTGAATGTCTCTCAGCTGGACATTGATTCAGTGGCTTGGCAGAAGGGACCTCGTCTTAGAATGTACCTCAAGATTTTTCCAGCCTATGTCAATGATAGTATTCGGTTATTTAACAAGAGTGAGGTCATCTGGATTCAAGAAATGTTTAGTGGATGGAGGATTCCTGACAGTGAAGTCTTTGGACCTTAcgaatttctcaatttcacaCTTCTGGATCCTTATAAAGATG AATTTCCTCCTCCTTCATCGTCTGGCTTAAGCAAGGGAGCTCTGGCAGGTGTTATACTGGGGACAATAGCTGGATCAGTCACTCTATCTGCATTTGTTTCACTTCTTATCTTGAGACGGCACATCCGGAAACACCATACATCTTCAAAAAGACGTCAAT CATCAAGGATCTCAGTGAAAATTGACGGGGTCAAAGATTTCACTTATGGTGAAATGGCACTGGCCACAAATGATTTTAATAACTCAACAGTGGTTGGGCAAGGAGGTTACGGGAAGGTACATAGAGGTGTTCTTGCTGATGGAACCATTGTGGCCGTCAAACGTGCTCAGGAGGGATCATTGCAGGGTGAAAAGGAGTTTCTTACGgaaatagaaatattatcGAGGTTGCATCATAGAAACCTGGTGTCGTTGGTTGGATACTGTGATGAAGAAGGTGAACAG ATGCTGATTTATGAATTCATGCCAAATGGTACCTTGAGGGATCATCTATCAg GTAAGTCTAAAGTGCTGTTGACTTTTGCCATGAGGGTAAAAATTGCATTGGGTTCAGCCAGAGGCATCCTTTACCTTCATACTGAAGCCAATCCTCCAATATTTCATCGGGATATCAAGGCAACCAACATATTGCTTGACTCCAAATTTACCGCCAAGGTTGCTGATTTTGGACTATCACGGCTAGCTCCGGTTCCGGAGCTTGAAGGAGACATCCCTTCTCATGTATCTACAGTAGTCAAAGGAACACCG GGATACCTTGATCCAGAGTATTTCCTAACTCATAAGCTGACGGACAAAAGCGATGTATATAGCCTTGGAGTTGTATTCCTGGAGATGTTGACTGGAATGCATCCAATTTCACACGGCAAAAACATTGTTCGGGAG GTTAACAATGCATATCGTTCGGGTATGATATTCTCTATCATTGATGAGCACATGGGGTCTTATCCTTCCGAATGTGTGGAGAAATTCGTAAATCTGGCTCTGAAGTGCTGCCAAGAAGAGACAGATGGCCGACCTTCAATGGCGGAAGTAGTTAGAGAACTTGAAAGCATATGGCTTATGATGCCAGAATCCGACACGAACTTATCAGAATCCATGGCCACTGATCCCACGAAAGCTGTGACTCCACCATCTTCATCCTCATCCCTGAGAAATCCTTATGTTTCACAAGATGTCTCTGGCAGTGATCTCGTCAGTGGAGTCATTCCCACCATTGCACCGAGATGA